From the genome of Paraflavitalea devenefica, one region includes:
- a CDS encoding PepSY-associated TM helix domain-containing protein has translation MSFKKIIGKVHLWLGLTSGAIVFIIAVTGCLYAFQAEIQEMTQPYRFVQAENKPTIQPSRLRAIAEAELPGKKIHSVAYGSKTDAVQVSFYQFEPENYYDIVYINPYSGQVLKAKDMESGFFPWVLDGHFYLWLPPAIGQPIIATATLIFVVMMISGLILWWPKNKAARKQRFSVKWNARWRRVNYDLHNVFGFYMTWVVIFIALTGLVWGFQWFAKAAYWSVGGEKSIVYEEPLSDKNAQPLYTQPVDVIWEQLRKEATHAEVIEMHFPTSDSGAIEAALNADKDTYWQTDYRFYDQYTLKEIPVKHVWGRIEEARTADKIYRMNYDIHTGAVWGLPGKFLAFFASLIAASLPVTGVMIWLGRKKKKSRVSSSEFRVAAAT, from the coding sequence ATGTCTTTCAAAAAGATCATTGGTAAAGTGCATCTCTGGCTGGGGCTTACCTCGGGGGCCATTGTGTTTATTATAGCCGTTACCGGCTGCCTGTATGCGTTCCAGGCCGAGATACAGGAGATGACGCAACCCTACCGGTTTGTACAAGCGGAAAACAAACCCACTATCCAGCCCTCCCGGCTAAGGGCTATTGCAGAAGCGGAACTACCCGGCAAAAAGATACACAGTGTAGCTTATGGTAGTAAAACCGATGCCGTGCAGGTATCTTTTTATCAATTTGAGCCGGAGAACTACTATGATATTGTATACATCAATCCCTATAGCGGACAGGTGCTGAAGGCAAAGGATATGGAATCCGGCTTTTTCCCCTGGGTGCTGGACGGACACTTTTATTTATGGCTTCCGCCGGCTATTGGTCAGCCCATCATCGCTACCGCCACACTGATATTTGTGGTGATGATGATCTCCGGCCTCATCCTCTGGTGGCCTAAGAACAAGGCGGCCCGCAAACAACGCTTCAGCGTAAAATGGAATGCGCGCTGGCGCCGGGTGAATTATGACCTGCACAATGTGTTTGGTTTTTATATGACCTGGGTAGTGATCTTTATTGCACTGACCGGACTGGTATGGGGATTCCAATGGTTTGCCAAAGCAGCCTATTGGAGCGTGGGCGGGGAGAAATCGATCGTGTATGAAGAGCCGCTGTCGGATAAAAATGCCCAACCGCTCTATACCCAACCGGTAGATGTGATCTGGGAGCAATTGCGTAAGGAAGCCACCCATGCCGAGGTGATTGAAATGCACTTCCCCACCTCAGACTCCGGCGCTATTGAAGCTGCCCTGAATGCAGATAAAGACACGTACTGGCAAACGGATTACCGCTTCTATGACCAATACACCCTGAAAGAAATACCGGTGAAGCATGTGTGGGGACGAATAGAGGAGGCCCGTACAGCCGATAAGATCTACCGCATGAATTATGATATTCATACCGGCGCCGTATGGGGACTGCCGGGTAAATTCCTGGCCTTCTTTGCCAGTTTGATTGCGGCTTCTCTTCCTGTAACCGGTGTTATGATCTGGTTGGGCCGGAAGAAGAAGAAGTCCAGGGTTTCGAGTTCTGAGTTTCGGGTTGCTGCCGCGACTTGA
- a CDS encoding metal-dependent transcriptional regulator, whose amino-acid sequence MTTVKYSSSTENYLKAIFHLQKSDGIVTTNDVANELQTRPASVTDMLKKLKAQKLLLYEKYKGFKLSNEGRKVALQIIRKHRLWEYFLVEKLHFGWDEVHEIAEELEHISSKKLIDRLDEYLGFPKSDPHGDPIPDSNGKFTLPKQVDLLNLPLNKVAEVSSIGDQSPEMLELLGHKGIALGTKLEVKKKFAFDNSLELKCKNQAGVTVSEHVAKNVFVKYDE is encoded by the coding sequence ATGACAACCGTTAAATATTCCAGTAGTACGGAAAACTACCTCAAAGCCATCTTCCACCTGCAAAAGAGTGATGGTATTGTAACCACCAATGATGTGGCCAATGAGTTACAAACCCGGCCCGCTTCGGTGACCGATATGCTCAAAAAGCTCAAGGCGCAGAAGCTGCTCTTATATGAAAAATACAAGGGTTTCAAGCTCAGCAATGAAGGGCGCAAGGTAGCCCTGCAGATCATCCGCAAGCACCGGCTGTGGGAGTACTTCCTGGTGGAGAAACTGCATTTCGGATGGGATGAGGTACATGAAATTGCGGAAGAACTGGAACACATCAGCAGTAAGAAACTAATAGACCGGCTCGATGAATACCTGGGCTTCCCCAAATCAGATCCGCATGGCGATCCCATTCCCGACAGCAATGGCAAGTTCACCCTGCCCAAACAGGTAGACCTGCTGAACCTGCCGCTGAATAAAGTAGCGGAGGTAAGCAGCATTGGCGATCAAAGTCCTGAAATGCTGGAACTGCTGGGACATAAAGGCATAGCGCTCGGAACAAAGCTCGAAGTAAAAAAGAAGTTCGCTTTTGATAACTCACTGGAATTAAAATGTAAGAACCAGGCCGGCGTTACCGTAAGCGAGCATGTGGCCAAAAATGTGTTTGTAAAGTATGATGAATAG
- a CDS encoding DUF4139 domain-containing protein yields the protein MKHISFLVAFSFVLCLPTMAGGEKNIVAAALKTVTVYRSGAELTHTARATLDAGNNELIIDGVSNRINMNSLQIGNDGNVTILSSTLSTDFLKPVQKTALIRRLEDSLELVTKELANVQVAIKTDQELLDLLKSNKSIGGTQTGLSVAELTKMVDYYRLKTLELQKEMGQCREKETKLLDVLSKLHLQIKEEEQKNTKTVGKLLLQVYCPVGGAFNFTVSYITPLASWSPTYDLKVENINKPVKLAYKAKLTQTTGIDWNDVKLTLATSTPNQNNNAPVLKSWFLAYQYPATAMAQIPGLSGKLSGATASMDEVVVVGYGRSKEGSTDETKQYQEPVYILNGNTITKKEYNKIHPNAIKDVKVLKEGEATAQYGSRAAGGAVVITLKEGLSDYVSVNDHELNVTFEIDLPYDVPTNGKEQQVALKDFTVPAQFKYFTAPRVDKDAYLLADIADWESLNLLPGEANIIFEGTYIGKTMIDPNATLDTLNFTLGKDKRVVVTREKLKDFSSVKFLGSNKKQVFTYEITVKNNKKEKVNMMLKDQYPLSTNKDIEVELLETSGAANNTELGILNWQVELAPGESKKFRLSYSVKYPKDKVVNVN from the coding sequence ATGAAGCATATCTCCTTTTTAGTAGCTTTCTCCTTCGTTTTGTGCCTACCCACAATGGCCGGTGGAGAAAAGAATATAGTAGCTGCCGCCCTGAAAACCGTTACTGTTTACCGATCAGGTGCTGAGCTTACCCATACAGCCCGGGCAACACTGGATGCCGGCAATAATGAACTGATTATTGATGGCGTCAGTAACCGGATCAATATGAACAGCCTGCAGATTGGCAATGATGGCAATGTCACCATTCTTTCCTCCACCCTTTCCACTGACTTTTTGAAGCCTGTACAAAAAACAGCCCTGATCAGGCGACTGGAAGATTCCCTGGAGCTGGTGACCAAAGAACTGGCCAATGTACAGGTAGCCATTAAGACCGACCAGGAATTATTGGACTTACTGAAATCGAATAAATCTATTGGTGGCACGCAGACAGGATTAAGTGTAGCAGAGCTCACCAAAATGGTAGATTATTACCGGCTGAAAACACTGGAACTGCAGAAAGAAATGGGCCAATGCCGGGAGAAGGAAACCAAACTGCTGGACGTATTGTCAAAACTGCACCTGCAGATCAAAGAAGAGGAACAAAAGAATACCAAAACAGTAGGCAAGCTGCTGCTGCAGGTGTATTGCCCGGTAGGCGGCGCCTTTAATTTCACCGTTTCTTATATCACTCCCCTGGCCTCCTGGTCGCCCACATACGACCTTAAAGTAGAAAATATCAATAAACCGGTAAAGCTGGCTTATAAAGCGAAGCTGACACAAACCACCGGCATTGACTGGAATGATGTGAAGTTAACGCTGGCCACTTCTACACCGAACCAGAACAATAATGCACCTGTATTGAAAAGCTGGTTCCTGGCCTATCAATATCCTGCTACTGCTATGGCGCAGATACCGGGGCTGTCTGGTAAGCTCTCAGGGGCAACCGCCTCCATGGATGAAGTGGTAGTAGTGGGTTATGGCCGTTCCAAAGAAGGGTCCACTGATGAGACGAAGCAGTACCAGGAACCTGTGTATATATTGAATGGGAATACCATTACCAAAAAAGAATACAACAAGATCCATCCAAACGCTATTAAAGATGTGAAGGTATTGAAGGAGGGGGAAGCCACAGCCCAATATGGGTCCCGTGCCGCTGGTGGTGCGGTGGTGATAACGCTTAAAGAAGGGTTGAGTGATTATGTATCGGTGAATGACCATGAACTGAATGTAACTTTTGAAATTGACCTCCCCTATGATGTGCCTACCAATGGAAAAGAGCAACAGGTAGCCTTGAAAGACTTCACGGTGCCTGCCCAGTTTAAATATTTTACGGCCCCGCGTGTGGACAAGGATGCTTATTTGCTGGCAGATATTGCTGACTGGGAAAGCCTGAACCTGTTGCCCGGTGAAGCCAATATTATTTTTGAAGGCACTTATATCGGCAAGACGATGATTGATCCGAATGCCACCCTGGATACGCTGAATTTCACATTAGGCAAAGACAAGCGGGTAGTAGTGACGCGTGAAAAGCTGAAGGACTTCAGCAGTGTGAAGTTCCTGGGCAGCAATAAAAAGCAGGTGTTTACTTATGAGATCACGGTTAAGAACAATAAGAAGGAGAAGGTAAATATGATGCTGAAAGACCAATACCCCCTATCAACGAATAAAGATATTGAAGTGGAGTTGCTGGAAACCAGCGGCGCCGCCAACAATACAGAGTTGGGGATACTGAACTGGCAGGTAGAATTAGCGCCCGGAGAGTCCAAAAAGTTCCGGCTGAGTTACAGTGTGAAGTATCCGAAAGATAAGGTGGTGAATGTGAATTAG
- the glgP gene encoding alpha-glucan family phosphorylase — protein MSFINFKVPYQADERFSRRVAYFSMEFAVHQPLKIYSGGLGFLSGSHLRSAYELRQNLVGIGILWKYGYYDQARNQDQTLQVNWMEKHYSFLEDTGIKFQIIIHDHPVWVKAWYLNPETFRTAPLFLLSTDLPENDYVSQTITHRLYDANVATKVAQFILLGVGGAKLMDEIGFNPERYHLNEAHAVSSVFYLYKKFGNVEDIKKRLVFTTHTPEEAGNEKHDINLCHKMSYFCGLGLDEVRKLTGLQDDQFNHSLVALRFAKLANGVSALHGEVSRQMWSKYPGICPIISITNAQNWSYWADKQLYRASDENNDTWWDDRKKYLKKRAFEIVADQTGKVFNPNVLTIVWARRFAGYKRAEFLTRDKARFEKLLSNTKYPVQIIWAGKPYPMDYPAINEFNNLVHLSKNYKNVAVLVGYELTLSKRLKQSADIWLNNPRVPREASGTSGMTAAMNGAVNFSTDDGWIPEFMDHAHNGFVVPKADYAKMNVQQQDDYDYNKLYDILEKEILPLYYDNYDTWRQVAWNGMRDVRFRFEAGRMATEYYELLYNSK, from the coding sequence ATGAGTTTTATTAACTTTAAAGTACCCTATCAGGCGGATGAGCGTTTCTCCAGGCGGGTAGCCTATTTTTCCATGGAGTTCGCGGTACACCAGCCATTGAAGATCTATAGCGGAGGATTGGGATTCCTCTCCGGCTCGCACCTGCGGAGCGCCTACGAACTGCGCCAAAACCTTGTGGGCATTGGTATTTTATGGAAATACGGTTATTATGACCAGGCGCGCAACCAGGACCAGACCCTGCAGGTAAACTGGATGGAAAAGCATTACAGTTTCCTCGAAGATACAGGCATCAAGTTCCAGATCATTATACATGACCACCCGGTATGGGTGAAAGCCTGGTACCTGAATCCCGAAACATTCAGGACGGCGCCCCTGTTCCTGCTGAGCACCGACCTGCCGGAGAATGACTATGTATCGCAAACGATCACCCACCGCCTCTATGATGCGAATGTAGCTACCAAGGTAGCGCAGTTCATCCTGCTGGGTGTGGGCGGCGCCAAGCTGATGGATGAGATAGGTTTCAACCCCGAGCGTTATCACCTCAATGAAGCGCATGCCGTTTCTTCTGTGTTCTACCTGTACAAAAAATTCGGTAATGTAGAAGACATTAAGAAAAGACTCGTATTCACTACCCATACGCCGGAAGAAGCAGGCAATGAAAAGCACGATATCAACCTTTGCCATAAGATGAGTTATTTCTGCGGACTGGGACTGGATGAAGTGCGCAAGCTTACCGGTTTACAGGACGACCAGTTTAACCACTCCCTCGTGGCCCTGCGCTTTGCCAAGCTGGCCAATGGCGTATCGGCCTTACATGGCGAGGTATCCCGGCAAATGTGGAGCAAGTATCCCGGCATTTGTCCCATCATCTCTATCACCAATGCGCAGAACTGGAGCTATTGGGCCGATAAACAGTTGTACCGCGCTTCGGATGAAAACAATGACACCTGGTGGGATGACCGCAAGAAGTACCTGAAGAAAAGAGCTTTTGAGATTGTAGCCGACCAAACCGGTAAGGTGTTTAACCCCAATGTGCTCACCATTGTATGGGCGCGCCGTTTTGCCGGCTATAAAAGGGCTGAATTCCTTACCCGTGATAAGGCGCGTTTTGAGAAATTATTGTCCAACACCAAATACCCGGTGCAGATCATCTGGGCAGGCAAGCCCTACCCGATGGATTACCCGGCGATCAATGAGTTCAACAACCTGGTGCACCTGAGCAAGAATTATAAGAACGTAGCGGTGCTGGTTGGTTATGAGCTCACCTTATCCAAGCGATTGAAACAATCGGCCGATATATGGCTCAATAATCCCCGTGTGCCGCGTGAAGCCTCCGGCACCAGTGGTATGACCGCAGCGATGAATGGCGCCGTGAATTTTTCTACCGATGATGGCTGGATACCAGAGTTCATGGACCATGCCCACAATGGTTTTGTAGTACCGAAGGCCGATTATGCGAAGATGAATGTGCAGCAGCAGGATGATTATGATTATAATAAACTGTACGACATCCTGGAGAAGGAAATACTCCCCCTGTATTATGACAATTATGACACCTGGCGCCAGGTAGCCTGGAACGGCATGCGCGATGTACGCTTCCGCTTCGAGGCCGGCCGCATGGCGACTGAGTACTACGAACTACTATATAATAGTAAATAG
- a CDS encoding Nramp family divalent metal transporter, which produces MMNRLKHEQSLSEVHESIDVNNKAIGWKRVLAFFGPAYLVSVGYMDPGNWATDLAGGSKFGYTLIWVLLMSNIMALLLQSLSARLGIVRGRDLAQANRETYPKTINFFLYILAEVAIAATDLAEVLGMAIGIHLLTGMPILWGVAITVLDTFLLLYLQRLGMRKMEVFIIGLVAVVGFSFLVEILLAKPALSDMASGLVPRLPNDEALYIAIGIIGATVMPHNLYLHSALVQTRKINRTRQGIKQALKWSFVDSAIALNVAFLVNAAILILAATAFFKQGLVVDEIKDAHTLLSDALGTKIAPILFAVALIAAGQSSTITGTLAGQIVMEGYLRLRINPWIRRLLTRLLAIIPALIVIYIFGDKEVDSLLILSQVILSMQLGFAVIPLIHFVSDKKAMGAFAIKPIVQIAAWLIATVLVYLNIRMVINEAGKVFNEPGNLFWKVIIVAGGLLFLLLLLFTVFYPLFSKRAKPVSIQMHPDVEGLKPLVVPTYKKIAVALEFGERDSALLAHAIGQGKADTEYVLIHIVESPTARLLGQESDDFETRADEERLQFYIRQLSERGFTTTGHLGFRDRAKEIVRLVKENGADMLVIGAHRHSGVKDWLYGETINSVRHELTIPVLVVNL; this is translated from the coding sequence ATGATGAATAGATTAAAACATGAACAGTCGCTCAGCGAGGTACATGAATCAATAGATGTCAATAACAAGGCGATCGGCTGGAAGCGCGTGCTGGCTTTTTTCGGACCCGCTTATCTCGTCAGCGTAGGGTATATGGACCCCGGCAACTGGGCTACCGACCTGGCCGGCGGCAGTAAGTTTGGCTACACCCTCATCTGGGTATTGCTCATGAGCAATATCATGGCGCTGCTGCTGCAAAGCCTCTCCGCGCGTCTGGGCATTGTGCGGGGCCGCGATCTGGCGCAGGCCAACCGGGAAACCTATCCCAAAACCATCAATTTCTTTTTATACATCCTGGCCGAAGTGGCCATTGCGGCTACCGACCTGGCCGAAGTGCTGGGTATGGCCATCGGCATCCACCTGCTCACCGGCATGCCTATCTTATGGGGCGTGGCCATTACGGTGCTGGATACCTTTCTGTTGCTGTACCTGCAGCGGCTGGGCATGCGCAAAATGGAAGTATTCATCATCGGCCTCGTAGCCGTGGTAGGTTTTTCCTTCCTGGTAGAGATCCTGCTGGCAAAACCGGCACTGTCGGATATGGCCTCCGGCCTGGTACCCCGGTTACCCAATGATGAAGCATTGTACATCGCCATTGGTATCATTGGCGCTACCGTAATGCCGCATAACCTCTACCTGCATTCGGCCCTGGTGCAAACGCGTAAGATCAACCGCACCAGGCAGGGCATCAAACAGGCCCTGAAATGGAGCTTTGTCGACTCTGCCATCGCCCTCAATGTGGCTTTCCTCGTAAACGCCGCCATACTCATACTGGCCGCTACGGCTTTCTTTAAGCAAGGCCTTGTTGTAGATGAGATCAAGGATGCGCACACCCTGCTGTCCGACGCCTTGGGCACCAAAATAGCCCCCATACTATTTGCCGTTGCCCTCATCGCTGCCGGACAAAGTTCTACCATCACAGGCACCCTCGCGGGGCAGATCGTCATGGAAGGTTACCTGCGCCTGCGCATCAATCCCTGGATACGGCGTTTGCTCACCAGGCTACTGGCCATTATTCCGGCCCTCATCGTGATCTATATTTTCGGCGATAAGGAAGTAGACAGCCTGCTCATCCTGAGCCAGGTCATCCTCAGCATGCAACTGGGCTTTGCGGTGATCCCGCTCATCCATTTTGTGAGCGATAAAAAAGCCATGGGCGCTTTTGCTATCAAGCCCATTGTACAAATAGCTGCCTGGCTCATAGCCACCGTACTGGTATACCTCAACATCCGCATGGTGATCAATGAGGCGGGTAAAGTGTTTAATGAACCAGGGAATCTTTTCTGGAAAGTGATCATTGTGGCAGGCGGACTTTTATTCCTGCTCCTGTTGCTGTTCACCGTTTTCTATCCTTTGTTCAGCAAGCGGGCGAAGCCGGTATCCATACAAATGCACCCCGATGTGGAGGGCCTGAAGCCGTTGGTAGTGCCCACCTATAAAAAGATTGCCGTAGCGCTGGAATTTGGCGAGCGTGATTCAGCCCTGCTGGCGCATGCCATCGGGCAGGGGAAAGCGGATACGGAGTACGTGCTCATCCATATTGTGGAAAGTCCTACTGCGCGGTTGCTGGGGCAGGAGAGTGACGACTTTGAGACGCGGGCCGATGAAGAGCGCCTGCAGTTCTACATCCGCCAGTTGTCCGAACGGGGATTCACCACCACGGGGCACTTGGGTTTCCGCGACCGGGCCAAAGAGATTGTGCGACTGGTAAAAGAGAACGGGGCCGATATGCTGGTCATTGGCGCCCACCGCCACAGCGGCGTGAAAGACTGGCTCTATGGCGAAACGATCAACTCGGTAAGGCATGAGCTGACAATACCAGTACTCGTAGTAAATCTTTGA